aaaagaagggattTAGGTGTACGAGATAAGGAATAGAGATCATAAGTGTTTAATAGAAATTACAGCATTGGAAAGGATcaatttaaagaagaaaaagatggatGAAGTTGCACTACAGTGCATAGAAGGAGATGAGATGCCTAATATAGGATTAAAATTGCAGTAGAGTCCCTTACAAGCTTCAATTCCCAGTGAAAGTTATTTGAGGTATCACTCTATCAAACTATATAAAAGAGGAAGATTTTTATCTCCCTACTAATGTATAATTGCATAATAGCCAAGGCAAAAGGGTCATTCTAGACTTGGCTTTTTATCCTTACTGATGTACTaagatttcaaaattatttgaaCTCTTACAActtttttgatgagtaataatatattgaaaagaaaacagGCAAAGCCCCTCATATTCGAAATGTATACAAGAGAGTTAACCACACTTAAAGCTTCTGAAATCTAGAAGGTTCGAAGAGGAAAACAAACTCTTATAACTTGTATCTCCCTATTCTCAAAACACATAATTCCTTGTCCTTTCCTCTCCTTCCTCAGTCTTCCTGTCTCTCCTCGTATTAAAACATCCAAACAAAGGAAGAGATAACTATTTCCTCTCTGATTCTCTCTGTCCCCTCTTATCCTCTCATCTCCCTCCAAACTCTCATACATAGCGTATAGGTAAAGGGTTTCTTTGGATTTTTCATGGCGAAATTCCTGATAGGAAAGGTCACCTCATGTGGatatatatgtttgtatttaaGTGATCTGCTTTAACCGTGTTCTAGTAAAACACCCTATTTCTTGGATGTCCTTGGTATCCACTCATTGATGTTTTTAATTTGACTTTAGATTCTTTAGATATTAATATTATGATAAATGCTTTAAGATGTTCAGTATACTATTCTCACTTATATCTTATGTTCCTTAGATAAAAAAGCAGGTTCAACAGAGAACAAAAATGCCAAATCCGAAACATCCTCTGGGGAGGTCCAGTCAGGACAAAGAAGAGCGGCCTCTCCACCAGGAGCTGGGATTCCTGCTGATCCTTTTGATTTTTCTGAAACATCCTCTGGGGAGGTCCAGTCAGGACAAAGAAGAGCGACCTCTCCACCAGGGGCTGGGATTCCTCCCAATCCTTTTGATTTTTCTGAAACATCCTCTGGGGGGGTCCAGTCAGGACAAAGAAGAGCGACCTCTCCACCAGGGGCTGGGATTCCTCCCAATCCTTTTGATTTCTCAGCCATGACTGGCCTGCTTAATGTACAATGTCTTGTATCTTGCTCTTGATTGTTTAGTTGtcgcattgatattatttttttactctctttCTTAGTTTGAGTTTCATAATGTGATTATATGATTTGGTTGTTTTTCAGTAGAGACAATTCTGTATTTATTGTTAGTTTGGTTATTGTTTGTTTGGCTGGAGAATTTGACAATAATTTTACgtgggtgaaaaaaaaaaattgctgaatTCTTATTTGTGTAattgatttcattaaaaagattttatcttattactcttttatttgtattttagtGCTAAAGGTAAACATCCACTGTTTTTATGGGAGGATTGATACAAGTGAATGGTGACCGGTTGGTTTGGGGTGAGAACCTTTGAGAATAATTGCTCCCTTGACCCAATTGTGCCTAGACCTGACCTGTTGGTTAACATAGTGCAAATACAAAACTTTGAGGCCCTCCATCAAAACTCAATGAGAGATCAACCATGCTTTATGGTATTCGTTGAATGTTTAGTTTAGCATTGAAGAAACATGCACATAGATGAATTTAGTTCCTTATTAAAGAAATTTGTAAATGCTCTCAATATTTAATGGGTCAACTGACCCGAAAAGAACGAATAGCAGTATACATATTGGCATTTATGAGCGGCTGGAGATAGCTGCAGTTGAAATTAAGATGAGATAAAATGTTGGCTAAGATGATATGCAGATTTGGTCATGTAGAAAGGACCAACGTCTGACTTATAGGAAGGGAGGCGAGAAAGAAAGGTGATTTTGCCGCGGCTAATAGGTTCTTTAGGGATTGTTTGACATTGTGATAAAATGTTGTCTTTCATCTTAACAAATAATGAGCCTAAATATGGACATCAGCTCAAACTACTTTATTGAACTCTACATGTGTTTTTCCCCTCTATTCTTTGTgtgcatataaaaaaaaaaatatattaaatgggTCAATCTGGACTTTAGCCACCTCAATATAGGGTTGGGTATTGGCCTGCTTGTGTGGGTTAGATATGTTGATAGGTGGTGGCACTTGGCATGACAGATTGTGGCCTGAAAGTCCAATCAGTCAAGGAAACCGTGTGTTTTCAGATTGTTGAAAAATGGATTGCATGGTAGGGAAAAAGTATCATCTTGAACATTacttttgaagttgattttgataagtaacaagTCTACAATTTGGGAAATTAGAAGAGTTCTTTAAGTTTAAGGTGGTTGCTTTCATGAAATGGCATAACAGCCATATGAATATAACATTTGATACTTCTCCCCAACCCAACAACCTCCCTCTCCCCTCCCCTTGTTTTTCTTTGACTCTGAACTTGGTCTTGATTTTTAAAGTCTAATTAAAGTCTATTCTTTTAGTACTTCAAAAATATCTAATGTGTGAAATGCACACAGGATCCAAGCATTAAGGATCTAGCTGAACAGATAGCAAGAGATCCCTCATTCAACCAGATGGCAGAGCAGCTCCAGAAGACTTTTCAGGGTGCATCAATTGAAGAAGGCATCCCTCAGTTTGATACTCAACAATATTACAACACCATGCAACAGGTTATGCAGAATCCCCAATTTATGACCATGGCTGAGAGGCTTGGTAATGCATTAATGCAGGTAATTATGTTCTTTTGCCTCGTCTAAggtattccctttttttttggttcttgtcTATGTATTATAAAAGAATGCCAGGGCGGATATCAAGTCTTATCTCTTCTCAGGATCCATCAATGTCTCACGTGCTTGAAAGCTTTACAAATCCATCAAACAAAGACCAGCTTGAGGAGCGAATGGCACGCATCAAGGAAGATCCATCTCTCAAGCCTATTTTAGAAGAGATAGAGAACGGTGGTCCAGCTGCCATGATGAGGTTGGAAGTATTAAGATGTCTTTTCTGCCTTACAGTATGGTGTAGCAGTTGCAATCAATTAACTCTAAACTTTCATTCCTTAAAGAGGTTTAAATTCTGGTATTGCAGGTACTGGAATGATAAGGAGGTTCTGCAGAAGTTGGGTGAAGCAATGGGTGTTGCAGTTTCAGGAGATGCAACTACTTCTGCTGAAAATTCTGTGCCAGATGAAGCTGAAGATCTGGGTAATGAGGATGAGTCAATTGTTCATCAAACTGCTAGTGTTGGTGATGTAGAGGTATGATAATGCACATTTTTGCTCTAATCCCTTTATGTGCTATTTGGTTGTTCATTATCGTTTGGAAATGCAATTGGAATTGGTCGTTATCAGTAAAAAAAATGTCTGAAAATCTTTCGTATAAAGTATAAGAAAATTTGACTTAGGGGCTTGGGGATTGTTTGCAAGAGCCGTTCATCTCCTTTACAATGTGTCCAAGTGCACTGGTGTCTTCCTTGCCCCGATCTGTCTAGTGGGTggcatttacaaaattattgctaAGATTATAGCAAACAAGTGTAATATGCTGTTGAAGAAGATTATTTCTAAGTCGCAGAATGCGTTCGTCCGAGGTAAGCAGATTGGTGTTCTTGGATAACGCATTGCATCTCTTCAGTGTGCTTCTccgttttggtgaatggcactcTGTTTGGCTTCTTCAATAGCTCTTGCGGGTTGAGACAGGGAGATCCTTTATCTCCTCTTTTGTCTGTTATTGTCATGGATGCTTTAAGTAAAATGCTCACTGTTACTATTAACTGGTGTCTTCTATCAGACTTCTCTGTGGGAACTAGGCTCTGATAAGAGAGAGCAtcgtttggctagttggaaaatgatgtatttgtctaagggtggtagggttatCCTTATCAAGAACACGCTTTCCAATTTACCTAAGTACTTCATGTCCCCCTGCCCTCTCCCTGCCGGTGTTGCAAACTATATTGAGAAGTTTCGACGTGATTTCTTATGAGGTGGTCTAAGCGAaaagttcaaatatcacttggtaaGCTGGTTTAAAGTTTGTTCGCCAATCTCTTAAGGAAGGGTTGGGGATTTGGAACTTGTTGATGTTCAATCGTGCTCTCTTAGGAAAATGAGTTTGGCACTATGGGCTTGAGCGAATAGTGGCTTGGTGAAGAGTGgtggtggactctaaatttTACAGTtcatggggtgggtggtgttctaatgagcctCTTTGGGGTGTATGCGGTGGGGTTATGAAAGAATgttaggaggggttgggggaaGTTTTCAAGCCATACCAGatttgagatgggagatggcttcAAGGTTATATTCTGGCATGATCTATGATGTAAGGATATGGCCcttaaggaagcctttccaGATGTATATGGTATTGTTTGGCAAATTATGCTTCAGTTGCGACTCTCTTGGAGCTTTCAAACTTTACCGTTGCTAGAGCGCTCATGATTGAGAAGTGGATATTTTTGCCTCATTTTTCAGAGTGTTGTATTTAGTTAGAGCGTAGGCAAGAAGATGAAGACAAGCTgtggtgggtcccttccaaaagagggttgttttttattaaatctttcTACAGTGTCTTGGGTTGTAATGATGGCTTTGTTTCCCTTGGAAGACTGTTTGGCAAACTAAGGTTCCTTTGAGGGTTGCATTTTTACTTGGTTGGCAGCCCTAGAGAAGATACTTATCATAGATAATCTTAGGAAGCAACACATCATTGTGGTCGATAGGTTCTAAATGTGTAAAAGAGGAGCTTGTGGACTATCTTTTTCTCTATCGTAAGGTTCCTTATGCCATTTAGTATGTTTTCTTCAGTCGATTtgggctgtcttgggttataCCTAGACGGTCGACTTCTATGCTTGTTGATAGATTGTCAGTAACACTTGGAGTGCTGctatgtggaagatggtgccttcgtGTTTTTTTGTGGTCTCTATGGAAGGAAAGGAGCGATGGAAGTTTTGAGGACTGTGAGAAGATATTGGAAgaaattaagtctttatttttcaatagtctgtatctttggacagttgcatttgtttttctttggcgATTAGTTATTATGATTTCTTTGTTCTGTTTGCTTCTACTAGCTAAGtgttttctcatatatatactTCTTATGTATCTGGATGCGCCTTACGCTTTtgatgatatttcaatt
The sequence above is drawn from the Alnus glutinosa chromosome 11, dhAlnGlut1.1, whole genome shotgun sequence genome and encodes:
- the LOC133881553 gene encoding ankyrin repeat domain-containing protein 2B, producing the protein MASNSLKDLTADKKAGSTENKNAKSETSSGEVQSGQRRAASPPGAGIPADPFDFSETSSGEVQSGQRRATSPPGAGIPPNPFDFSETSSGGVQSGQRRATSPPGAGIPPNPFDFSAMTGLLNDPSIKDLAEQIARDPSFNQMAEQLQKTFQGASIEEGIPQFDTQQYYNTMQQVMQNPQFMTMAERLGNALMQDPSMSHVLESFTNPSNKDQLEERMARIKEDPSLKPILEEIENGGPAAMMRYWNDKEVLQKLGEAMGVAVSGDATTSAENSVPDEAEDLGNEDESIVHQTASVGDVEGLKNALASGADKDEEDSEGRTALHFACGYGEVKCAQVLLEAGATVDALDKNKNTALHYAAGYGRKECVALLLENGAAVTLQNLDGKTPIDVAKLNNQHEVLKLLEKDAFL